In one Nicotiana sylvestris chromosome 8, ASM39365v2, whole genome shotgun sequence genomic region, the following are encoded:
- the LOC104243614 gene encoding basic blue protein-like — protein MAVAATIFLFLLLASPMAFAKEHIVGGSNGWSQSVDYSSWASGETFNVGDTLVFNYDGSHGVDIVTKDGYDNCNTANAIKSFTDGSTAITLASSPVDVYFVCPKLNHCATGMKLAIKVQGTSSGSGSTAPTTKPNGASGAFGAMSKIVVGFSVVFGALFAFMV, from the exons ATGGCTGTGGCTGCAACCATTTTCCTATTTCTTCTCCTTGCTTCTCCAATGGCTTTTGCCAAGGAGCATATTGTTGGAGGCAGCAATGGATGGAGCCAATCTGTAGATTACTCCTCTTGGGCATCTGGTGAAACTTTCAATGTCGGTGACACCCTTG TGTTCAACTATGATGGAAGCCATGGGGTGGACATAGTAACAAAAGATGGCTATGATAATTGCAACACTGCAAATGCCATCAAAAGCTTTACTGATGGCAGCACTGCCATTACCCTTGCAAGTAGTCCTGTTGACGTCTATTTTGTTTGTCCTAAACTTAATCACTGTGCTACTGGCATGAAATTGGCCATTAAAGTTCAAGGAACTTCCTCCGGCTCCGGCTCGACGGCGCCAACCACTAAGCCTAATGGTGCCTCTGGAGCTTTTGGCGCCATGAGCAAAATAGTTGTTGGATTTTCAGTTGTGTTTGGTGCCTTGTTTGCATTCATGGTCTAG